A section of the Bacillus marinisedimentorum genome encodes:
- a CDS encoding TIGR01777 family oxidoreductase — MRIVIAGGTGFVGAALTEYMASQGHNLFILTRNPATKGTKKNATYVKWLTGDSNPENELKNIDAVINLAGESINSRWTKERKKEIYDSRIETTERILELIERMSKRPSVFINASAIGFYGTSKKKTFTEEWDEAGGDFLARTVKAWEQTASKAAAMGVRTVFARFGLILSDTGGALPKMALPYRLHAGGKVGSGKQWVSWIHLRDAIRSIDFILYKEKISGPVNITAPKPVKMNDFGKKLGEALDRKHWLPVPGIALRLLLGEMSMLLLSGQKVLPKKLEDAGFTFQFPTLKKALRDLF; from the coding sequence ATGCGTATCGTCATTGCCGGCGGCACCGGATTTGTCGGGGCTGCCCTTACAGAATATATGGCGTCACAGGGACACAACTTGTTTATTTTGACGAGAAACCCCGCCACTAAAGGGACAAAGAAAAATGCAACCTATGTTAAGTGGCTCACCGGGGACAGCAACCCTGAAAACGAACTGAAAAATATAGACGCTGTCATCAACCTTGCCGGTGAATCAATTAACAGCAGATGGACAAAAGAGCGAAAAAAAGAAATCTACGACAGCAGAATCGAGACAACGGAACGAATCCTCGAACTCATAGAAAGAATGTCAAAGCGCCCGTCCGTTTTCATTAATGCCTCTGCAATTGGATTTTATGGAACGTCGAAAAAAAAGACCTTTACAGAAGAATGGGACGAAGCCGGCGGTGACTTTCTGGCAAGGACCGTTAAGGCATGGGAGCAAACCGCTTCAAAAGCTGCGGCCATGGGAGTCAGGACAGTGTTTGCCCGTTTTGGCCTCATTTTAAGTGATACCGGCGGGGCATTGCCGAAGATGGCTTTGCCTTACAGATTGCATGCAGGCGGGAAAGTCGGCAGCGGCAAGCAATGGGTTTCCTGGATTCATTTACGGGATGCAATCAGAAGCATTGATTTTATCCTGTATAAAGAAAAGATAAGCGGACCGGTCAATATCACAGCGCCTAAGCCTGTAAAAATGAATGACTTCGGCAAAAAACTGGGGGAGGCACTGGATAGAAAACATTGGCTTCCGGTTCCAGGAATTGCATTAAGGCTGCTTCTTGGTGAAATGAGCATGCTGCTGTTATCAGGCCAGAAGGTGCTCCCGAAAAAACTGGAGGACGCCGGCTTTACCTTTCAATTCCCGACGCTGAAAAAAGCGCTGCGTGACTTATTTTAG
- a CDS encoding YfhE family protein: MEAKRKKEKAQRKTLRKTQEVLYGHEFRAADRAGGK; this comes from the coding sequence ATGGAAGCAAAGCGGAAAAAGGAAAAAGCCCAGCGCAAAACATTGCGAAAAACACAGGAAGTCTTATACGGCCATGAATTCAGGGCAGCTGACCGCGCCGGCGGAAAATAA
- a CDS encoding GNAT family N-acetyltransferase, translating to MLKKRDLADSHTLYDLMVHPEVFPYVRHKAYSYDEFLFMTKQTIEAEERGELISRTILDEWGYPIGTINLFDVQEKSGFLGTWIGQPYFGKGYNQEAKKHFFNELFYELDIETIYMRIRLQNVRSTRAAQKLPYVVLANETKTHIFEQLNANGLTYNLFEIPKDQYTLHTMRSIEEEVSEQRLEA from the coding sequence ATGCTTAAAAAACGCGACCTGGCAGACTCTCATACCCTGTATGATCTGATGGTGCACCCTGAAGTTTTTCCATACGTCCGTCATAAGGCTTATTCCTATGATGAATTCCTGTTTATGACGAAACAGACAATCGAAGCCGAAGAACGCGGCGAATTGATCTCAAGGACAATTCTTGATGAATGGGGATACCCAATCGGAACGATCAATCTGTTCGACGTCCAGGAGAAGTCCGGCTTTCTCGGCACCTGGATCGGCCAGCCCTATTTCGGCAAAGGCTATAATCAGGAAGCAAAGAAACACTTCTTCAACGAATTGTTCTACGAACTGGACATCGAAACCATTTACATGCGCATCAGATTGCAGAACGTCCGTTCAACTAGAGCCGCCCAAAAGCTGCCTTACGTTGTCCTTGCCAATGAAACAAAAACACACATCTTTGAACAGCTCAACGCAAACGGACTCACCTATAACCTTTTTGAAATCCCAAAAGACCAGTACACACTTCATACGATGCGGTCAATCGAGGAAGAAGTATCCGAACAGCGTCTTGAAGCTTGA
- a CDS encoding YfhD family protein, whose amino-acid sequence MRSNKTPDGKDIEFSQELADQEDREAQERSREADQRAKKHD is encoded by the coding sequence ATGAGATCGAATAAAACCCCCGATGGTAAAGACATCGAATTCTCCCAGGAGTTAGCCGACCAGGAAGACCGCGAAGCGCAGGAACGCTCAAGAGAAGCTGATCAGCGGGCAAAAAAGCATGATTAA
- a CDS encoding amidohydrolase — protein sequence MKTLFKNATVIPVTSPIIQNGDVLIDEGKISAIGRTLIPDEKTEVIECRGKYLLPGFIDVHTHLGLYDEGTGWAGSDANETIEPLTPHIRAIDGVQPLDIGFRDAIEHGVTAVQVLPGSANVIGGTTSVIKTSGKNISKMMLRERSGLKIALGENPKRMHSESSRDSVTRMGIMGMLRETFYNALHTDRPEEFRTAPIVAALKREIPVRIHAHRADDIMSAVRFAEEFDLDLRIEHCTEGHYIADELSGLKVSVGPTFTRKSKIELKNKSWKTYSVLTDHHIEVSIMTDHPYTPIQYLNICASLAVREGLPEQKALEGITILPARNLGVDDRVGSIETGKDADLALWSGHPFDYLAKPVLTMISGEKIYNKLG from the coding sequence ATGAAAACTCTTTTTAAAAACGCAACCGTTATCCCGGTGACTTCTCCGATTATTCAAAATGGAGATGTGCTGATAGATGAAGGAAAAATATCTGCAATAGGCCGGACATTGATTCCGGATGAAAAAACTGAAGTAATCGAATGCCGGGGGAAATACTTGCTGCCCGGCTTCATCGATGTGCATACACACCTCGGCCTGTATGATGAAGGGACAGGCTGGGCCGGCAGCGATGCCAATGAAACAATCGAACCGCTCACACCGCATATCCGCGCAATCGACGGGGTCCAGCCGCTGGATATCGGCTTCCGTGATGCAATCGAACACGGCGTCACTGCTGTACAGGTACTGCCGGGAAGCGCCAATGTTATCGGCGGGACAACAAGCGTCATAAAAACATCCGGCAAAAATATCAGCAAAATGATGTTAAGGGAGCGGTCCGGACTGAAAATCGCCCTTGGCGAAAACCCGAAGCGCATGCACAGTGAATCATCCCGTGATTCAGTTACGAGAATGGGGATAATGGGCATGCTCCGGGAGACATTTTACAATGCCCTTCACACGGACAGACCGGAGGAATTCCGTACAGCTCCGATCGTCGCCGCCCTGAAACGGGAAATACCGGTCCGCATCCACGCTCACCGTGCCGATGATATCATGTCAGCTGTACGTTTCGCGGAAGAGTTCGACCTTGATTTGCGGATCGAGCATTGCACAGAAGGCCATTATATTGCTGACGAACTTTCCGGACTTAAGGTTTCTGTCGGACCGACTTTTACAAGGAAGTCGAAAATTGAACTGAAAAACAAATCATGGAAGACCTATTCGGTTTTGACCGATCATCATATTGAAGTATCGATCATGACTGATCATCCTTATACACCGATTCAATATTTGAACATCTGTGCATCACTTGCCGTTCGTGAAGGCCTCCCTGAACAAAAAGCACTCGAAGGCATCACCATTTTACCTGCCAGGAACCTCGGTGTAGACGACCGGGTCGGCAGCATCGAAACCGGAAAAGATGCAGATTTGGCCCTCTGGAGCGGGCATCCGTTCGATTACCTGGCGAAGCCTGTCCTGACAATGATTAGCGGCGAAAAAATTTATAATAAATTAGGGTAA